Proteins encoded in a region of the Haloarcula sp. CBA1129 genome:
- the priL gene encoding DNA primase regulatory subunit PriL, translated as MEPLHARYPFLARSREAVEAAAVDLGEIVATDETVTARALERVESAITDGTVGEPHRRTRVELLSYPVARVLVSLVDVHICTRKYAQAEAEAAYDRFTEEFATTTELKSTQRETLDRAELLAEFDLASAVRDTGDGYRIEVGAYLDLAADQRGDSWRLVNRPLADGEVRVTAEELHVLLKQAIRHRVTDGLPFNVPDAIADELTEEVDRLEEVLSELELTREIDTVVPELFPPCMKSLLDQVQKGEHLEHHSRFAIATFLIGIGMTTDEIVDLFQVNPGFGEEATRYQVDHIRGETSPTEYSTPACSTMQSYGDCVNMDDLCETIAHPMGYYEQKLDDTDEEELVDWREDEADEEADA; from the coding sequence ATGGAACCGCTCCACGCACGCTACCCCTTTCTAGCGCGGTCGCGGGAGGCCGTCGAAGCCGCGGCGGTAGATCTGGGCGAAATCGTCGCCACGGACGAGACGGTCACAGCGCGCGCGCTGGAGCGGGTCGAATCGGCAATCACGGACGGAACTGTCGGGGAGCCACATCGGCGGACCCGCGTCGAACTGCTGTCGTACCCGGTCGCCCGCGTGCTGGTGTCGCTCGTCGACGTGCACATCTGCACCCGGAAGTACGCGCAGGCGGAGGCCGAGGCGGCCTACGACCGGTTCACCGAGGAGTTCGCGACGACGACGGAGCTGAAATCGACCCAGCGCGAGACGCTCGACCGCGCGGAACTGCTCGCGGAGTTCGACCTCGCGAGCGCCGTCAGAGACACTGGCGACGGCTACCGCATCGAGGTCGGTGCGTATCTCGATCTGGCGGCCGACCAGCGGGGCGATTCTTGGCGGCTGGTCAATCGGCCGCTGGCAGACGGCGAAGTCAGGGTCACCGCCGAGGAACTGCACGTCCTGTTGAAACAGGCGATTCGCCATCGGGTCACCGACGGGCTGCCGTTCAATGTCCCCGACGCTATCGCAGACGAACTGACCGAGGAGGTCGACCGCTTAGAGGAAGTCCTCTCGGAGCTGGAACTCACCCGCGAGATCGACACCGTCGTCCCGGAGCTGTTCCCGCCCTGCATGAAGTCTCTCCTCGACCAAGTGCAGAAGGGTGAGCATCTCGAACACCACTCTCGGTTTGCAATCGCGACCTTCCTCATCGGAATCGGGATGACGACGGACGAAATCGTCGACCTGTTTCAGGTCAATCCGGGTTTCGGTGAGGAAGCAACCCGGTATCAGGTCGACCACATCCGCGGGGAGACCAGTCCGACGGAGTACTCGACGCCGGCGTGTTCGACCATGCAGTCCTACGGCGACTGTGTCAACATGGACGACCTCTGTGAGACGATTGCCCACCCGATGGGCTACTACGAGCAGAAGTTAGACGACACCGACGAGGAGGAACTGGTCGATTGGCGCGAGGATGAGGCCGACGAAGAGGCCGACGCCTAG
- the spt4 gene encoding transcription elongation factor subunit Spt4: MADRLVCRDCHRVQSAEIESQCEACGGTALTEDWAGYVVIAHPERSDIAEEMEVTEPGQYALKVR; encoded by the coding sequence ATGGCGGACCGACTCGTCTGTCGTGACTGTCACCGCGTCCAGAGCGCGGAGATCGAAAGCCAGTGTGAGGCCTGTGGTGGCACCGCACTGACCGAGGACTGGGCCGGCTACGTCGTCATCGCGCATCCGGAACGTTCCGACATCGCCGAGGAGATGGAAGTGACCGAGCCGGGACAGTACGCGCTGAAAGTCCGCTAA
- the hisG gene encoding ATP phosphoribosyltransferase → MRIAVPNKGRLHEPSEELLERAGLHLVDGADRQLHADTVDPDVTVLYARAADIPEYVADGAADVGITGLDQVRESDTDDLVELRDLDFGRCRLVLAAPEDSDIETVYDFEGGRIATEFPTITRRYFDRVDVAVDVTEVSGATELTPHVDIADGIVDITSTGTTLRMNRLAVVDEVLESSVRLFAREDTADDEKVQQVDTALGSVLAAEDKRYLMMNAPESALDDVKDVLPGMGGPTVMDIAGSDQLAVHAVVEERAVFETISSLKDVGASDILVTEIERLVE, encoded by the coding sequence ATGCGAATTGCCGTCCCCAACAAGGGCCGCCTGCACGAACCAAGCGAGGAACTGCTCGAACGGGCCGGCCTCCACCTAGTCGATGGGGCCGACCGCCAACTGCACGCTGATACCGTCGACCCGGACGTGACCGTCCTGTACGCCCGCGCCGCCGACATCCCCGAGTACGTCGCAGACGGCGCTGCCGACGTGGGCATCACCGGCCTCGATCAGGTCCGGGAGTCCGATACCGACGACCTCGTCGAACTCCGCGACCTCGATTTCGGTCGCTGTCGCCTCGTCCTCGCCGCGCCGGAGGACAGCGACATCGAGACCGTCTACGACTTCGAGGGCGGCCGCATCGCCACGGAGTTCCCCACAATCACCCGCCGGTACTTCGACCGGGTCGACGTTGCCGTCGACGTGACCGAGGTGTCCGGCGCGACGGAACTGACCCCCCACGTCGACATCGCCGACGGCATCGTCGACATCACCTCGACCGGGACCACGCTCCGGATGAACCGGCTGGCCGTCGTCGACGAGGTGCTCGAAAGCTCAGTCCGCCTGTTCGCTCGCGAAGACACTGCCGACGACGAGAAGGTCCAGCAGGTCGACACCGCGCTGGGCTCCGTCCTCGCCGCCGAAGACAAGCGCTATCTGATGATGAACGCACCCGAGAGCGCCCTCGACGACGTGAAGGACGTGCTTCCGGGCATGGGCGGCCCCACCGTGATGGACATCGCTGGCTCAGACCAGCTCGCGGTCCACGCCGTCGTCGAGGAGCGGGCCGTCTTCGAGACCATCAGCTCGCTCAAGGATGTCGGTGCGAGCGATATTCTCGTGACGGAGATCGAGCGGCTGGTCGAGTAG
- the hjc gene encoding Holliday junction resolvase Hjc translates to MANSNAKGDRRERELVNALDEAGFAVMRAPASGSATERELPDVLSGDGETFYAIEAKSSAGDPIYLTGEEVEALLFFARNFGAKPRIGVRFDREDWYFFHPADLHTTDGGNYRVKKETALSDGTDFDEFVGNSEKVTLDEVGDDGPDQSVLDVLSAFERGDLDKEEAAAMLE, encoded by the coding sequence ATGGCAAACTCGAACGCGAAGGGCGACCGCCGCGAGCGCGAGCTGGTCAACGCACTCGACGAGGCGGGCTTTGCGGTGATGCGCGCACCGGCGAGTGGCAGCGCGACTGAGCGGGAACTGCCGGACGTGCTCTCTGGCGACGGCGAGACGTTTTACGCTATCGAGGCGAAATCCAGCGCCGGCGACCCCATCTATCTCACCGGCGAAGAGGTTGAGGCGCTACTCTTCTTCGCCCGGAACTTCGGCGCGAAGCCGCGTATCGGTGTCCGGTTCGACCGCGAGGACTGGTACTTCTTCCACCCGGCCGACCTCCACACGACCGACGGCGGCAACTACCGCGTCAAGAAGGAGACAGCCCTCTCTGACGGGACTGACTTCGATGAGTTCGTGGGTAACTCCGAAAAGGTCACGCTGGACGAGGTGGGCGACGACGGCCCCGACCAGAGCGTGCTAGACGTGCTGTCGGCCTTCGAGCGCGGCGACCTCGATAAGGAAGAAGCCGCGGCGATGCTGGAGTAG
- a CDS encoding TIGR01177 family methyltransferase: protein MYVLELGGQDDAFARREAASAANAVGVLAPGLATARGISNRVRHLAFTHRACELVGTTDPDIESAAALLSAATIDREGSVAVRAVDVRASTGIDTQQAERTLGGVLTDRGFAVDLDDPDHVLYAYLSDPDGDEEGGSGEACCALGWLATESVRDFGGRQPTDRPFFQPGSMDPLEARALVNIAGAGPETTILDPMCGTGGLLLEAGLVGADVVGGDAQEKMVSGTRENLTYALGGDGHPDRDAYPKPGEWEVFRSDASALPMVDSAVDAVVFDAPYGRQSRIEGELAPLVSGALSEANRVAGRCVLVADRDWREAGTDAGWTVTDYFRRRVHRSLVRHIHVLE from the coding sequence GTGTACGTCCTCGAACTCGGCGGGCAAGACGACGCGTTCGCGCGGCGGGAAGCCGCAAGCGCCGCGAACGCCGTCGGCGTGCTCGCCCCCGGACTGGCGACAGCACGGGGCATCAGCAACCGCGTTCGCCACCTCGCGTTCACCCATCGGGCCTGTGAGCTAGTCGGGACCACCGACCCCGACATCGAGAGCGCCGCCGCGTTGCTGTCGGCCGCGACCATCGACCGCGAGGGGAGCGTCGCCGTGCGTGCGGTCGACGTGCGAGCGAGCACCGGCATCGACACCCAACAGGCCGAGCGGACGCTGGGCGGCGTGCTCACCGACCGCGGCTTCGCCGTCGACCTCGACGACCCCGACCACGTCCTCTATGCCTATCTCTCGGACCCCGACGGCGACGAGGAGGGCGGGTCCGGCGAGGCCTGCTGTGCGCTGGGCTGGCTCGCCACCGAGAGCGTGCGGGACTTCGGCGGGCGACAGCCGACAGACCGTCCGTTCTTCCAGCCCGGCAGCATGGATCCACTCGAAGCCCGAGCGCTGGTCAACATCGCCGGGGCCGGTCCGGAAACCACGATACTGGACCCGATGTGTGGCACCGGCGGCCTCCTGCTGGAAGCCGGACTGGTCGGGGCCGACGTGGTCGGCGGCGACGCACAGGAAAAGATGGTCTCGGGGACGCGCGAGAACCTCACGTACGCGCTCGGCGGGGACGGCCACCCCGACAGAGATGCCTATCCCAAGCCGGGCGAGTGGGAGGTATTCCGGTCCGATGCATCCGCCCTCCCGATGGTTGACAGTGCCGTCGATGCCGTCGTCTTCGATGCCCCCTACGGCCGTCAGTCGCGTATCGAGGGCGAACTGGCCCCACTCGTGTCCGGCGCGCTCAGCGAAGCCAACCGTGTCGCAGGGCGGTGCGTGCTGGTCGCCGACCGCGACTGGCGCGAGGCAGGGACCGATGCAGGCTGGACCGTCACCGACTACTTCCGGCGTCGCGTCCATCGCTCGCTTGTCAGGCACATCCACGTCCTTGAGTGA
- a CDS encoding DapH/DapD/GlmU-related protein produces the protein MAVHETAQVENATLGTVEIREYVTIHDADIDDGVQIYEGASIKKATIHGPTDINANAYVENATLGESVQIGPNASIVGVTHDLTDTGMEFQNDTFDEIVIENGAFVGAGAVVLPGVTVGENAVIGAGTTVTDDVPDETVVRSATETVQRSL, from the coding sequence ATGGCTGTCCACGAGACCGCCCAAGTCGAGAACGCGACGCTGGGAACCGTCGAGATTCGCGAATACGTGACTATCCACGACGCCGATATAGACGACGGCGTGCAGATTTACGAGGGGGCCTCGATCAAAAAGGCGACCATCCACGGACCGACCGATATCAACGCAAACGCCTACGTCGAGAACGCGACGCTTGGCGAGTCCGTCCAGATCGGGCCCAACGCCTCCATCGTCGGTGTAACCCACGACCTCACCGATACGGGCATGGAGTTCCAGAACGACACGTTCGACGAGATAGTCATCGAAAACGGGGCTTTCGTCGGTGCTGGCGCGGTGGTTCTCCCGGGCGTCACGGTCGGTGAAAACGCCGTGATCGGGGCCGGAACCACTGTAACCGACGACGTCCCCGACGAAACTGTGGTCCGGAGCGCCACGGAAACGGTACAGCGCTCCCTCTGA
- a CDS encoding SWIM zinc finger family protein produces MTLIEPSADRQHTALAPDLRSLPDRAARAWTERMAVRPRAGSTYAVTTESDSTYLVDIAQHACSCPDNRIRGEHCKHLRRVALEITAKRIAPPDKERATCDACGTVTFVTTDAQTPHLCGNCRLETGDIVRDHETDDRLVVTAVTDTPADGWTIEATDETVADYDTNDGYPPDDLVVLATYLSEAVNATEPREYAFPLSRLGRIEDAELVTS; encoded by the coding sequence ATGACGCTTATCGAGCCATCAGCTGACCGGCAGCATACCGCACTTGCACCGGACCTCCGTTCTCTCCCGGACCGGGCTGCCCGTGCCTGGACCGAGCGTATGGCCGTGCGCCCGCGAGCGGGCAGCACGTACGCCGTGACGACGGAGAGTGACAGTACGTACCTCGTCGACATTGCACAGCACGCCTGTTCCTGTCCCGACAACCGCATCCGCGGCGAGCACTGCAAACACCTCCGGCGTGTCGCACTCGAAATCACTGCCAAGCGGATCGCGCCGCCCGACAAGGAACGGGCGACCTGTGACGCCTGTGGCACCGTTACCTTCGTCACCACGGACGCACAGACGCCACATCTCTGTGGCAACTGCCGACTGGAAACCGGCGACATCGTGCGGGACCACGAGACGGACGACAGACTCGTCGTTACGGCTGTCACCGACACACCGGCCGACGGCTGGACTATCGAGGCGACGGATGAGACAGTCGCCGACTACGACACCAACGACGGCTACCCGCCCGACGATCTCGTGGTGCTTGCGACGTATCTCTCCGAGGCCGTCAACGCGACTGAACCGCGAGAATACGCCTTTCCCCTGTCGCGACTCGGCCGCATCGAGGACGCCGAACTCGTCACGTCGTAG
- a CDS encoding rubrerythrin-like domain-containing protein yields the protein MPTWSDPAPCDDDEQLFECPDCGKRLCSERSTVSCDRCETAMQNLSVPRPE from the coding sequence ATGCCAACGTGGTCAGACCCAGCCCCATGCGATGACGACGAACAACTGTTCGAATGCCCGGACTGTGGGAAGCGCCTCTGTAGCGAGCGCTCGACAGTATCCTGTGACCGCTGTGAGACAGCGATGCAGAACCTCAGCGTGCCGCGACCGGAGTAA
- a CDS encoding amidohydrolase gives MSELLVTGGQVLRPDLTVERADVLVSQDSGDIVAVDEPRALDGDDELDASDGLVIPGLVNAHTHVAMTLLRGLADDKPLDAWLQEDIWPVEAELTAADIRAGAELGLVEMIRSGTTALSDMYFEVEEIADAVDQAGMRAVLGFTAVTVGKDDAAARSDLQESLDVARELDGAADGRIRTTFQPHSLTTVEEKYLREYVPQALDDDLSIHLHANETRDEVTPIVDEHGQRPLAYADDIGLLDGDTYVAHGVHVDDSEIDLLAETDTGVAHCPASNMKLASGMAPVQDLLDAGVTVGIGTDGAASNNDLDMFDEMRDAAMIGKLAADDASAVDAGTVVEMATANGADLLGFDSGRIEAGANADLAVIDLDAPHLTPAHDPVSHLAYAVHGSDVCHTVCDGEVLMRDRTVEVFDEQAVRERANEHAAALVERAGD, from the coding sequence ATGAGCGAACTTCTCGTCACCGGCGGGCAGGTCCTCCGTCCGGACCTGACCGTCGAGCGTGCGGACGTACTGGTTTCACAGGACAGCGGCGACATCGTGGCGGTCGACGAACCGCGTGCACTGGACGGTGACGACGAACTCGACGCCAGCGACGGTCTGGTCATTCCCGGGCTGGTCAACGCCCACACACACGTCGCGATGACGCTGTTGCGGGGCCTCGCTGACGACAAACCCCTCGATGCGTGGCTACAGGAGGACATCTGGCCCGTCGAGGCGGAACTGACCGCTGCGGACATCCGCGCCGGGGCAGAACTCGGGTTGGTCGAGATGATTCGGTCGGGGACGACGGCGCTGTCGGATATGTACTTCGAGGTCGAGGAGATCGCGGACGCAGTCGATCAGGCCGGGATGCGGGCAGTTTTGGGCTTTACTGCAGTCACCGTCGGCAAGGACGACGCGGCCGCGCGGTCTGACCTGCAGGAGAGTCTCGACGTGGCCCGTGAACTCGATGGCGCGGCCGACGGCCGGATTCGGACGACGTTCCAACCGCACTCGCTGACGACTGTCGAGGAAAAATACCTGCGTGAGTACGTCCCACAGGCCCTCGACGATGACCTCTCGATCCACCTGCACGCCAACGAGACGCGCGACGAGGTGACGCCAATCGTCGACGAGCACGGACAGCGGCCGCTCGCCTACGCTGACGACATCGGCCTGCTGGACGGTGATACCTACGTGGCCCACGGCGTCCACGTCGACGACAGCGAAATCGATCTGCTGGCCGAGACCGACACCGGCGTCGCCCACTGCCCCGCCTCGAACATGAAACTCGCCAGCGGGATGGCTCCCGTTCAAGACCTGCTGGATGCCGGCGTCACCGTCGGTATCGGGACCGACGGCGCGGCGTCGAACAACGACCTCGATATGTTCGACGAGATGCGCGACGCGGCGATGATCGGCAAACTCGCGGCCGACGACGCCAGCGCGGTCGACGCCGGGACAGTCGTGGAGATGGCGACTGCAAACGGCGCGGACCTGCTCGGCTTCGACAGCGGCCGCATCGAAGCCGGCGCGAACGCAGATCTAGCCGTCATCGACCTCGACGCGCCGCACCTGACGCCGGCCCACGACCCCGTCTCGCATCTGGCCTACGCCGTCCACGGGAGCGACGTGTGCCACACAGTCTGTGACGGCGAGGTGCTCATGCGGGACCGGACGGTCGAGGTGTTTGACGAGCAGGCCGTCCGCGAGCGAGCGAACGAGCACGCGGCCGCGCTGGTCGAACGAGCCGGTGACTGA
- a CDS encoding MFS transporter, whose amino-acid sequence MLLAVAAGWFLVLGMRFVVPAVLPTIREEFVISNAQAGLAVTVLWLTYAAVQFPAGILIDRVGERTLLVAAALLSGVGLLGYFFAPVFSLFLIATGAFGFGTGLYGPTRGTALSRTFDAREGTAFGVVMAAGSLGAAALPAVAAFVTTRYGWRLALASAAPLFMLVAGALWLSVSDRPAVGSERSLRRDLQTVLAGFRNRRLVLSVSGKTLMLFAFQAVTAFLTTYLVTVRDLSQGTAGALLSVLFVGGALSQTVTGRLADRYGTPSVLTAVALVSTVPLALIPSVRGVVPLAIVSGVIGVRMSVGPLANAYIVDTLPDTAEGTGWGLLRTGFFGISSLGSTAVGLLADQNLFAVAFYGLAGLTLLAAGTFVVLPRRDRL is encoded by the coding sequence ATGCTGCTTGCCGTCGCTGCCGGCTGGTTCCTCGTCCTCGGGATGCGGTTTGTCGTGCCTGCGGTGTTGCCGACGATACGGGAGGAGTTCGTCATCTCGAACGCACAGGCAGGGCTGGCGGTCACGGTGCTCTGGCTCACGTACGCAGCGGTGCAGTTTCCGGCCGGAATCCTGATTGACCGGGTCGGAGAACGGACGCTGTTGGTTGCCGCGGCGTTGCTGTCTGGCGTCGGGCTGCTGGGCTATTTTTTCGCGCCAGTGTTTTCGCTGTTCCTCATCGCAACGGGCGCGTTCGGGTTCGGGACCGGCCTGTACGGCCCGACCCGTGGGACCGCCCTCTCGCGAACGTTCGACGCCCGCGAGGGGACTGCCTTCGGTGTCGTGATGGCTGCCGGCTCCCTCGGAGCGGCTGCACTCCCTGCCGTCGCCGCGTTCGTCACGACCCGCTACGGCTGGCGGCTGGCGCTTGCCAGCGCAGCGCCGCTGTTCATGCTTGTCGCCGGCGCGCTCTGGCTCTCAGTCTCGGACCGCCCGGCCGTCGGGTCCGAGCGGAGCCTCCGACGAGACCTCCAAACAGTGCTCGCCGGCTTTCGCAACCGCCGGCTCGTGCTGTCGGTCTCGGGCAAGACACTGATGCTGTTTGCCTTCCAAGCCGTGACAGCATTTCTCACCACGTATCTGGTCACGGTTCGGGACCTCTCGCAGGGGACCGCCGGGGCGCTCCTCTCGGTGCTGTTCGTCGGTGGTGCGCTCTCACAGACAGTCACCGGCCGGCTCGCCGACCGGTACGGAACGCCCAGCGTCCTGACCGCTGTCGCGCTCGTCAGTACCGTGCCACTCGCACTCATTCCGTCTGTCCGCGGCGTAGTGCCGCTGGCCATCGTCTCCGGTGTTATCGGGGTTCGAATGAGTGTCGGCCCACTGGCCAACGCCTACATCGTCGATACACTGCCTGACACCGCCGAAGGAACCGGCTGGGGACTGCTCCGGACCGGCTTCTTCGGGATCAGTTCGCTGGGCTCGACCGCTGTCGGCCTGCTCGCCGACCAGAACCTGTTTGCAGTCGCGTTCTACGGTCTCGCTGGCCTGACACTTCTGGCTGCGGGTACCTTCGTTGTCCTCCCACGCCGGGACCGCCTGTGA
- a CDS encoding adenosylhomocysteinase: MTTPISERLDDLDEARDSGRRKMDWAIQHMPICGALREQFEADQPFAGERIGMAMHVEAKTAVLTEILAVGGAEVAITGCNPLSTHDDVSAALDAVDGVTSYAERGVDDEEYYEAIEAVIGHKPTITVDDGMDLVAAIHEDYPELIDTIIGGAEETTTGVHRLRAMDEDGELDYPVFAVNDTPMKRLFDNVHGTGESSLASIAMTTNLSWAGKTVVVSGYGDCGKGVAKKASGQNADVIVTEVEPRRALEAHMEGYEVKPMAEAAAEGDVFITTTGNRDVIVEEHFEAMQDGVLLANAGHFDVEVDLDALSDLAVDTYEARDGVQTYEMADGRRLNVLAEGRLVNLATPIALGHPVEVMDQSFGVQAVCVRELVENGDDYEAGVHAVPDRLDKEVAEIKLDAEGVDFDSLTDVQAEYMDSWQHGT, from the coding sequence ATGACGACGCCTATCTCTGAGCGACTTGACGACCTCGACGAGGCTCGCGATTCCGGCCGCCGAAAGATGGACTGGGCCATCCAGCACATGCCCATCTGCGGCGCGCTCCGCGAGCAGTTCGAGGCCGACCAGCCCTTTGCCGGCGAACGGATCGGCATGGCGATGCACGTCGAAGCCAAGACCGCCGTCCTCACGGAAATCCTCGCGGTCGGCGGCGCGGAAGTCGCCATCACCGGCTGTAATCCGCTCTCGACACATGACGACGTGAGCGCCGCTCTCGACGCCGTCGACGGTGTCACCTCATACGCCGAGCGCGGCGTCGACGACGAGGAGTACTACGAGGCCATCGAGGCTGTCATCGGCCACAAGCCGACGATCACCGTCGACGACGGGATGGACCTCGTCGCGGCCATCCACGAGGACTACCCGGAACTCATCGACACCATCATCGGTGGGGCAGAGGAGACGACGACCGGCGTCCACCGCCTACGCGCCATGGACGAGGACGGCGAACTCGACTACCCCGTGTTCGCGGTCAATGACACGCCGATGAAGCGCCTGTTCGACAATGTCCACGGCACCGGCGAGTCCTCACTGGCCTCCATTGCGATGACGACGAACCTCTCGTGGGCCGGTAAGACCGTCGTTGTCTCCGGCTACGGTGACTGCGGCAAAGGTGTCGCGAAGAAAGCTAGCGGCCAGAACGCAGACGTGATCGTCACCGAAGTCGAACCCCGCCGCGCGCTCGAAGCGCACATGGAAGGCTACGAGGTCAAACCGATGGCCGAAGCTGCCGCCGAGGGCGACGTGTTCATCACGACCACCGGCAACCGTGATGTCATCGTCGAGGAGCACTTCGAGGCCATGCAGGACGGCGTCTTGCTCGCCAACGCCGGCCACTTCGACGTAGAGGTCGACCTCGACGCGTTGTCGGACCTCGCTGTCGACACCTACGAGGCCCGTGACGGCGTCCAGACCTACGAGATGGCCGACGGCCGCCGCCTGAACGTGCTGGCCGAGGGCCGTCTGGTCAATCTCGCGACGCCCATCGCACTGGGTCACCCCGTCGAGGTGATGGACCAGAGCTTCGGCGTGCAGGCCGTCTGTGTCCGCGAACTGGTCGAGAACGGCGACGACTACGAGGCCGGCGTCCACGCTGTTCCGGACCGACTCGACAAGGAAGTCGCGGAAATCAAACTCGACGCGGAGGGTGTCGACTTCGATTCGCTGACTGACGTGCAGGCCGAGTATATGGATTCTTGGCAGCACGGGACGTAG
- a CDS encoding DUF4382 domain-containing protein has translation MRRRRFIATGAGIGVGLLAGCSGSSDSGGSDGTSGDGTSDGDSTDGDTTTDGSGAVGGFRLLISDQPAAIGDFDSLDVSFSRARIFHAGDGEETADNGDVTETEATETNTTDATETETVEPTGTADDEDDESETEDDEGGFVVRDLDGATVDLTEVVGDKAIGVLDGELETGRYSKIELYADSIDGVVDGESADVKIPSGKLQITKPFEVVAGESVEFVFDINVVKKGNGGYNLLPVISESGVAGTDVDVAEVGDDAEDGTDDAEADSDGTADDDETEVETTEIEETDRDSMTESDRRGNETTAAE, from the coding sequence ATGAGGCGGCGACGGTTCATCGCGACGGGCGCTGGCATCGGCGTCGGCCTCCTCGCCGGCTGTTCCGGATCGAGCGATTCCGGCGGGTCCGACGGGACCAGCGGTGACGGAACCAGTGACGGCGACTCGACTGACGGGGACACGACGACAGACGGTAGCGGCGCTGTCGGGGGATTCCGTCTCCTCATCAGCGACCAGCCTGCTGCCATCGGCGACTTTGATTCGCTCGACGTATCGTTCTCGCGAGCCCGTATCTTCCACGCGGGAGACGGCGAGGAAACGGCTGACAACGGAGACGTGACCGAGACCGAAGCAACGGAAACGAACACGACCGACGCAACCGAAACGGAGACAGTCGAACCGACCGGGACGGCGGACGACGAAGACGACGAAAGTGAGACTGAAGACGACGAAGGCGGCTTCGTCGTCCGCGACCTCGACGGCGCGACTGTCGACCTCACCGAGGTTGTCGGGGACAAGGCCATCGGCGTCCTCGACGGCGAACTCGAAACCGGCCGCTACAGCAAAATCGAACTGTACGCTGACTCCATCGACGGAGTCGTCGACGGTGAGTCTGCCGACGTGAAGATCCCGAGCGGGAAGCTCCAGATAACTAAGCCGTTCGAGGTTGTCGCCGGCGAATCGGTCGAGTTCGTCTTCGATATCAACGTCGTCAAGAAGGGCAACGGCGGCTACAACCTCCTGCCGGTCATCTCGGAAAGCGGTGTCGCCGGTACGGATGTCGACGTGGCGGAGGTCGGCGACGATGCGGAAGACGGAACTGACGATGCGGAGGCGGACAGCGACGGGACCGCCGATGACGACGAAACCGAAGTCGAGACGACGGAGATCGAGGAAACCGACCGCGACTCGATGA
- a CDS encoding GTP-dependent dephospho-CoA kinase family protein, protein MSDVVLELPSDLRHELKEPLGRIYTDTAALLADAGDPIIAVGDMVTYHLIEAGRIPDLALVDERTKRSAVDADVSAAIGGFDRTRAVENPAATLTAELLAALRDGLDSDETTLLDVDGEEDLATLPAVLAAPAGASVVYGQPDEGMVLADCDETARDRVRSLLERMDGDAERAIALVSA, encoded by the coding sequence GTGTCCGACGTCGTTCTCGAACTCCCGAGTGACCTTCGGCACGAACTGAAAGAGCCACTCGGCCGGATCTACACTGACACAGCGGCGCTGCTCGCTGACGCAGGCGACCCGATTATCGCCGTCGGCGACATGGTCACGTACCATCTCATCGAGGCCGGGCGGATACCCGACCTCGCGCTGGTCGATGAACGAACCAAACGCTCGGCCGTCGACGCGGACGTGTCAGCGGCTATCGGTGGCTTCGACCGGACGCGGGCGGTGGAGAACCCGGCCGCGACACTCACCGCGGAACTGCTTGCTGCACTCAGAGACGGTCTCGACAGCGACGAGACGACCTTGTTGGATGTTGACGGCGAGGAGGATCTGGCCACGCTCCCGGCAGTGCTCGCCGCACCTGCCGGTGCCAGCGTCGTGTACGGCCAGCCCGACGAGGGGATGGTACTGGCCGACTGCGACGAGACAGCCCGGGACCGAGTCCGGTCGCTGCTGGAGCGGATGGACGGTGATGCCGAGCGAGCGATTGCGCTCGTGTCGGCTTAG